The Carassius carassius chromosome 16, fCarCar2.1, whole genome shotgun sequence genome window below encodes:
- the LOC132159923 gene encoding guanine nucleotide-binding protein subunit alpha-11-like isoform X2, with translation MGGCWRWCYTTCSCCLPEDEKNAIAIHNEIKRILADQKKRERREIKVLLLGTGESGKTTFIKQMRIIHGKGFSEEDRRGYTKLVFQNIFTAMKALTAAMNTLRIPYANPQNEIYGKQFQEVEIRQMAHLDRMYVDAIHRLWADEGIKACYSRRREFQLLDSTDYYMTNLDRIAAPDFVPNAQDVLRVRFPTTGINDYSFTVEKITLRIVDVGGQKSERRKWIHCFENVTSLIFLASLSEYDQVLEENNKENRMKESLSLFYTTIHSPWFASSSIILFLNKMDILEEKIKTSDLKSYFGGFDGKKRDKNDAMDYISALYLEQALNRENRVRKCIYKHFTCATDTDNIRKVFEDVKRTVLVKELLSYGML, from the exons ATGGGGGGCTGCTGGAGATGGTGCTACACGACCTGCAGCTGTTGCTTGCCCGAAGATGAGAAGAATGCCATCGCCATACACAACGAAATCAAACGAATCCTTGCAGATCAGAAGAAACGAGAACGCAGAGAAATCAAAGTGCTCCTACTGG GCACTGGAGAAAGCGGGAAGACGACTTTTATCAAGCAGATGAGGATTATTCATGGCAAGGGCTTTTCCGAAGAAGACCGGCGTGGCTACACTAAACTGgttttccaaaatatcttcaCAGCGATGAAGGCTCTGACGGCAGCCATGAACACCCTAAGGATTCCCTATGCTAACCCTCAAAACGAG ATCTATGGGAAACAGTTTCAGGAAGTGGAGATCCGTCAGATGGCACATTTGGACAGAATGTATGTGGACGCGATCCACCGTCTTTGGGCTGACGAGGGGATCAAGGCCTGTTACAGTCGTCGTAGAGAGTTCCAGCTTCTGGACTCCACAGATTA ctaTATGACAAATTTGGACCGTATTGCGGCCCCAGACTTCGTCCCAAATGCCCAGGATGTGCTACGAGTCCGATTCCCCACCACAGGCATCAACGACTACTCCTTCACTGTGGAGAAAATCACCCTCAG GATTGTGGATGTGGGTGGCCAGAAGTCCGAGAGGAGGAAATGGATCCATTGCTTTGAGAATGTGACGTCGCTCATATTTTTAGCCTCCCTCAGCGAGTACGACCAGGTGCTCGAGGAGAATAACAAGGAG AACCGCATGAAAGAAAGCTTGTCACTCTTCTACACCACCATCCACTCGCCATGGTTCGCCAGCTCCTCCATCATCCTCTTCCTAAACAAGATGGACATCCTGGAGGAAAAGATCAAGACCTCAGACCTAAAAAGTTACTTCGGAGGGTTTGACG GCAAAAAGCGAGACAAGAATGATGCGATGGACTACATCAGTGCCCTGTACCTCGAACAAGCTTTAAACCGTGAAAATCGAGTACGGAAGTGCATTTACAAACACTTTACCTGTGCCACCGACACCGACAACATCCGCAAGGTCTTCGAGGATGTCAAGAGAACCGTTCTCGTCAAGGAACTGCTGTCATATGGTATGCTTTAA
- the LOC132159923 gene encoding guanine nucleotide-binding protein subunit alpha-11-like isoform X1, protein MGGCWRWCYTTCSCCLPEDEKNAIAIHNEIKRILADQKKRERREIKVLLLGTGESGKTTFIKQMRIIHGKGFSEEDRRGYTKLVFQNIFTAMKALTAAMNTLRIPYANPQNEIYGKQFQEVEIRQMAHLDRMYVDAIHRLWADEGIKACYSRRREFQLLDSTDYYMTNLDRIAAPDFVPNAQDVLRVRFPTTGINDYSFTVEKITLRIVDVGGQKSERRKWIHCFENVTSLIFLASLSEYDQVLEENNKENRMKESLSLFYTTIHSPWFASSSIILFLNKMDILEEKIKTSDLKSYFGGFDGKRRDPQDAMDFIRNMYKQRALRTETKECKNIYPHFTCATDTNNIRMVFNDVKDTVLIKSLQEYGVL, encoded by the exons ATGGGGGGCTGCTGGAGATGGTGCTACACGACCTGCAGCTGTTGCTTGCCCGAAGATGAGAAGAATGCCATCGCCATACACAACGAAATCAAACGAATCCTTGCAGATCAGAAGAAACGAGAACGCAGAGAAATCAAAGTGCTCCTACTGG GCACTGGAGAAAGCGGGAAGACGACTTTTATCAAGCAGATGAGGATTATTCATGGCAAGGGCTTTTCCGAAGAAGACCGGCGTGGCTACACTAAACTGgttttccaaaatatcttcaCAGCGATGAAGGCTCTGACGGCAGCCATGAACACCCTAAGGATTCCCTATGCTAACCCTCAAAACGAG ATCTATGGGAAACAGTTTCAGGAAGTGGAGATCCGTCAGATGGCACATTTGGACAGAATGTATGTGGACGCGATCCACCGTCTTTGGGCTGACGAGGGGATCAAGGCCTGTTACAGTCGTCGTAGAGAGTTCCAGCTTCTGGACTCCACAGATTA ctaTATGACAAATTTGGACCGTATTGCGGCCCCAGACTTCGTCCCAAATGCCCAGGATGTGCTACGAGTCCGATTCCCCACCACAGGCATCAACGACTACTCCTTCACTGTGGAGAAAATCACCCTCAG GATTGTGGATGTGGGTGGCCAGAAGTCCGAGAGGAGGAAATGGATCCATTGCTTTGAGAATGTGACGTCGCTCATATTTTTAGCCTCCCTCAGCGAGTACGACCAGGTGCTCGAGGAGAATAACAAGGAG AACCGCATGAAAGAAAGCTTGTCACTCTTCTACACCACCATCCACTCGCCATGGTTCGCCAGCTCCTCCATCATCCTCTTCCTAAACAAGATGGACATCCTGGAGGAAAAGATCAAGACCTCAGACCTAAAAAGTTACTTCGGAGGGTTTGACG GCAAACGCCGGGATCCGCAAGACGCCATGGACTTCATTCGCAATATGTATAAACAGAGGGCTTTGAGAACGGAGACAAAGGAGTGCAAAAACATCTACCCTCACTTCACCTGCGCCACGGACACCAATAACATCCGCATGGTTTTCAATGACGTGAAAGACACTGTCCTTATCAAGTCTCTGCAGGAATATGGAGTGCTCTGA